The Magnolia sinica isolate HGM2019 chromosome 3, MsV1, whole genome shotgun sequence genome includes the window AAGGGTGGTTGGTACTGGATGAGTCTGCCGAAGTCACGatttgtagatcttcttcttcttcttcttctacctcTTTTTTTTGGGGGAGGGGGGAACCGTCCACATAGTTATTTTCGGAGagaggaaattaaaaaaaaaaaaaaccacacgtGTTGTGTGGGGCTACCGTAGAGTATATAtttaatcaaaaccgttcatctaatctaagtcacaagatgaactgtaaatacaaaaaataaaactgatccaaAAGTCAGGCAGAACAAAAGATACAAACTTAGACGTTTTAGATGCAATATTGAATTCTTTCAATGGATGTGGCACAACTAAATTTaccatttgttttatattttgGATATACGGTGAACGTAAGGGGtctcatctgatggacggagtggatgacacacatacaacaaGGCCAGTTTGTTCTTCATGCATGCCACAATTTTGGTACGTGTGTCATGCTCCTTCCATTAGTTTTGATATTATGTCCATTGGGCATCCAAACAATGCATGCCGTCTAAATGGTAGGGCCATTTTTGTTCCCAGCAATGTTTCATTTGTATATATACAAAAGGtgaggccccacaatgatgctcTGGTATTGCAATAAGAGCAGTCATCTCATTCGTTGGGACGATTGTACATTGACATCTCTTTCCACTCACTGCCATCGGCCATGAGTCCCACTAGTATTATACAAAGCATAATAGGACTGGAATCCTCCGTGGCAGCTGCTGTGAACTGCAAGTAAAAAACCACAGATCCGTGGGGCCACCCGTTTGTTTcttggcccaccatggtgtgtatattcTATCAAGTTGAACAACAACCACATCCAGGCTGGGTCACACCACTTAAACTTAAGAGGTTTTGCTAGTGGTTTAACATTGTTCCAGATGGTGTGGCCAACTGAGTTTTGAATCCGGTCGATTTTATGTGCTGTAGAGTAAAAATTAGAaggcacacctgatgaacggaatggatttcacatgaacAATATGATGGATCCCAAAGAGCTGTGGTGTTTCACCTACTGCACAACTGTGGTACAACTGTGGTAGACGATCCCATTCCTACAACAAGACCATTTGATCACATTGTTTTAAGTAGAGCTGTGTTCCGGAGTTAGCTCGGTTAGATCAcgtgactcgactcggcttgaaattgggttcaagccgagttgagcttattcgattttttaaaaaaacctagTCGGAGCTGGACAGAGCTTGACTGGACTCGGCTCATAACTTGACTCAAATTTGACTCCGTTCAAATtaattcacttaatataaatattttataaatatttatattttaaaataaattatatattatattataatatatatattatatattatatatattaaaaatattaaaacctaaacctgaactcagCTCATaggcttgaacttgaacttggcttgaaagtTCGAGCTCAAGCTTGGCTTAAACTCTAACCTGAATTGGTGAGCTGTTGACCGAGCTGATACGGCCAATCAAGCTCAAGGAcggagctgagttcgagttggggtaGCTTGTTGTTCGAGCTCAGCtgggccaagctcaactcagttcagCCCGTGTACCGCTCTAGTTTTAAGACTTGATGTGAGTTGCTCGAGTTGGGGGTGACTCATGTAGTTTAATGCCACCAGTCACTTCCAACACGGGTGAGTCATGACTCGACTCAGAATTGaaagagtcgggtcgagttgcgGAGTCTTTTAACCACGTTTGATCAtggaaaaaatgaaaagattTTCAATGACAAAAATAGAGTAAAACATATCTTTTATTACCATAGTGTAACATACTTACACACTCATGACATGCTCTTTTATTTCACGGGCACATGTGTGGGCAATGTAAGTTTACAAAACCTCATCTTTCACCACATGTGCAACCTCTCTCTCTACCTATTACTATATACTACTAAGAAAACATAGCAAAATTCAGGTCTAAGAGGAGCGATTAGGAGGGGGGAAGAACATCACTTGGTGTTCCCTATTGAATTTAAGGTTTTGGGCCTCTCTGTATGACACCTGATATGCATTTGTGAGCACCTCCATTGGCAATCCCTTGATCGCTGATGTGGACCCCGCCAATGGGCTCCTCATTGGAGAGGCCGACGTCTTGAACGACACCCATTCAAAGCCGTTGTTGCCCGCCTTCTTCATGACTGCAAAATATTGGGGCACCACCACAAGATCACCTTCTCTCACTGTGTCATCGAGCACCGTCTGCCCATTATGGCCCACcacttgcacatgggcctcaccgCGGGTCACGTAGAAGATGTTGTGGGCGTTCATCGTCCAGTGGGGCGAGAATATGGCATTCTGCAACAGATTAGCTTTCCACATCAGAAATTTATTAATTATAATTAACCTATATGATTAACTATTAATATTAGATAGACATTACAGGAGTTCCGTGTTCTCATTACCGGTATAAAACTTCAATTGAAGGGAATGGCCGAACAGAACTCATGTAGCCGACCCTAATCAGTTAGGATAAGACCTAGACGACGATTATGATTACGAAACTGATACTACCCtacatcatatgtgggccccactgcttaGGCATGGTGGCCAAAAGATCATGTCCATTCAGTTACAGAGTGGGCCAATTCAGTGTGAACGTAAATAAAATATACGGTTAAAAAGTAATTGGCGAGGGGCCCACATTAAACATGCACTTGTGATGACGGGAAAAATCTGACTCTCAGGAcccgcagtggggcccacctgatgaagatATCACACAGACATGTAACATTGGCATTAGTATGTACTTTTGAAAATTCACAATTACTAGGCTGGGCTATTGACCAACTTTGGATGGGCCTACTCAATATACCGGGCCCAAAAAAAGCAATCTGGGCTCGTGCATGATGGAGTTGAGGTGGGCCGAGTAGAGGTGATCCAAGCAGTAGAAATGCAACGTTACCTGGTAGAGGTAGCCCTTTTCAGCGCTCATGCCCAGCATCCGAAGGATGGGAAGCTTGTTCATGTTGACTGAGTTGAGACGGCCTGCCTGCCTACTGTATATGTCGGCTTCTCTCGGGTTGTCCATGTAATGGTTTACTCTCATATTGCAGTAGACCTCTTCAAATCCGTTTCTCCTACCTCGCTGATATTGCTCTTCATCTTCTGCCTCTTCGTCAGGCCGAACCATACTCATCTCTCCTCTTTCGACTTTGACGATGTAGCCCCTATCGTCATTTCTCTGCATCTTCCTCACGATGTCCACCGACACGTCGAATGCCTCCGCCAAGATGTTTTCATTAAAAGCTTGCATTATGTTCTCTTCTCCCTCCCTTTGCTGATGTTGCCCTTCACGTCGTTGCTGCGGGACCTGCTGTTGTTGTGGGGACCCGCCCGCAAAGTAGAATGACTGCAAAAATCCACCACCTCCATTACCAATAGTGAACGTGGATGTGCTCGTCAAGGGACGCTAAGGGTATTTTTGCATTTTATAAAACTAACGGTGGTATATAAAACGTATCATAgatgtgcatgcatacatgcatgtagTTCCATGCATGCAAAGGTGAGAGTGAGAGTAGGTACCCTAGGCCTCTGGTCGAGCTGGTTGGACTCGCTATTGAAATCCGTAATAGAAAGGGCCACAAGCTCTTCGTTGCCGTCGTTATAGCACCAGTGGGCCACGCCAGCTGGGAGGGCTACGATATCTCCACGTCGGATCCGGTGGATCTTTTGGTGTTGGTCACTAATACTCTCACCACGTTGTTGCTGCTTCTCTCCTCCGGTGCTCCCAGGCTGTCCTCTAGAGTGGTAGGTCTCTGCGCACCCCGGGTACGTTATCCCTAGCACTCCTCTTCCTGTTTACACCCTCATTCGTTAATACACTCGTGGATTCGAGTTCCCATAATCTGACCCATTCATCAGGTAATCTTTACCATCAGATCAAGATACACCAATCGGATGGATCGGATCAGATCGTCCAACTAGTTCCGGAAGGCAATCGATATTACagaagggcccacctgatgaacggttctgataATGGGATTTTGAATTTAGCACAGCAAAGAATGAAATAGGTGAGCCACACAAGTATAACATGCAATAAAGAGAGAAAACAACATGTGCATGAAGGAAGAAAATGCATTGTACGTGAGCATGCACTATTGCACACGTACGTGCAAGCGTGCAAGCTGACAGGCATCAAGTGCAGACCTTGCTGAATGTAGACGAGGCGTGGGGAGGGGGACATGTTGGGCAACGAAAGGGAACTGGGCCGGATTATGTTTCTCATGGCAGCCACACCAGCGCACTGGAACTGGTCGTCGTTCTCGTCCCACAGCTCCGTTATTCCGCCCTCAGACTCGATCCGTCGAGCAGGACGGGTCGCGCTAAGACGCTGGATGCGGCACTGTTGGGCGTCCTGGAGTCGACGCTGGGATTCCTGAGACTGTTGGGTCTGGcccacaacaaggtgggccacggTGATCAAAGCAAAGAAGAGGGTCACTAGGAGAAGGGAAG containing:
- the LOC131238652 gene encoding 11S globulin seed storage protein 2-like, coding for MGRPSLLLVTLFFALITVAHLVVGQTQQSQESQRRLQDAQQCRIQRLSATRPARRIESEGGITELWDENDDQFQCAGVAAMRNIIRPSSLSLPNMSPSPRLVYIQQGRGVLGITYPGCAETYHSRGQPGSTGGEKQQQRGESISDQHQKIHRIRRGDIVALPAGVAHWCYNDGNEELVALSITDFNSESNQLDQRPRSFYFAGGSPQQQQVPQQRREGQHQQREGEENIMQAFNENILAEAFDVSVDIVRKMQRNDDRGYIVKVERGEMSMVRPDEEAEDEEQYQRGRRNGFEEVYCNMRVNHYMDNPREADIYSRQAGRLNSVNMNKLPILRMLGMSAEKGYLYQNAIFSPHWTMNAHNIFYVTRGEAHVQVVGHNGQTVLDDTVREGDLVVVPQYFAVMKKAGNNGFEWVSFKTSASPMRSPLAGSTSAIKGLPMEVLTNAYQVSYREAQNLKFNREHQVMFFPPPNRSS